GAATCGCACTATCGGGGGCCGGTGGTTATTTCCTGGGAAGACCTGCAGCGGGGACTCGCACAGCCGCAACTGGGCCACAATGTGGCCATTCACGAATTCGCGCACAAGCTGGATGAAGAAGACGGCTATGTGGACGGGCGCCCACCGTTTGAGACGAGCAGTGAGGGAAAAACCTGGGCACCGGTGATGCGCGAAGCATTTGCCAAATTGCGGCAGAGGCTTCACGCCGAGTACAGCGACACCGCCAAACCCGACGCAGTCCCATCCGATGCTGACCAATCCGATACCGACCAATCAATGGGGCAAGACAAGTCGCAACTCTGGGTGCTGGACAGTTACGGGGCGCAGTCCCCGGCAGAGTTTTTCGCCGTCGCCACTGAGGCTTTTTTTATTGTCCCAGGGAGGATGGAAGCCGCTCACCCGGAACTGTATCGGGAGATGCAAAACTATTTCCGAACAGATCCTGCCGCATTGCTGCGTGGAAGTCGTCCGGGCGGTTGATATCGCAGTTGATTGCCGGGTCTGATAATTCCACATCCTGCACGGCATCGGCATAGATCCGCAGAACCTTTTCCACGCCAGTGCTGCGCAGGCGCGAGAGTGCGGAAAGGAAGCGCCGGCCGATAGCAATGGGGTAACCCCGGGTGCCCGCGCATACCGGCACGCAGATGCGATCCTCTTCCGACGACTGCAGTACCTTCACCAGGGATTCCGGCTCGACAA
This is a stretch of genomic DNA from Microbulbifer bruguierae. It encodes these proteins:
- a CDS encoding nucleotidyltransferase family protein produces the protein MEYSIVVLAAGYSHRFGSDKRLASIHGEPMLLRTVQAAMAAASTLQDTQVQVVLRARDPVISSELARMPVQVLHAPVWPVGIGTSLASSVEQLQRQGANPKAVLVCLGDMPFVEPESLVKVLQSSEEDRICVPVCAGTRGYPIAIGRRFLSALSRLRSTGVEKVLRIYADAVQDVELSDPAINCDINRPDDFHAAMRQDLFGNSFASPDTVPGERLPSSLGQ
- a CDS encoding M90 family metallopeptidase, whose translation is MKTFLAIVLLAILVWVLPLLWQRWRRRYLRSRKLTAQQQAILSERLALFPYLPAKRQQELQENISLFLRDKEFVGCNGLGITEEIRVVIAAHACLLLLQRENNCYPNLHTVLVYPDAYLAEETHYQGQVQSTHLSARAGESHYRGPVVISWEDLQRGLAQPQLGHNVAIHEFAHKLDEEDGYVDGRPPFETSSEGKTWAPVMREAFAKLRQRLHAEYSDTAKPDAVPSDADQSDTDQSMGQDKSQLWVLDSYGAQSPAEFFAVATEAFFIVPGRMEAAHPELYREMQNYFRTDPAALLRGSRPGG